ttttggcaatttgaaattctcttgagaattctgtttagttcagtacaccattttttaattgcatCATTTAGAACTTTAAcatctaattttttgagttctttatatattttggagatcagtcccctgtcagatgcagggttggtgatcTACTCAGTAGGCtgcccttttgtcttattgactgtgtcctttgctttacagaagcttctcattttcaggaggtcccatttattcattgttgctcttattgtctgtgctacaggggttatatgtaggaagtggtttcctgtgcccatgcattgcaggctacttcccattttctcttctttctggttCATTGTGGTCAGAccttatattgaggtctttaatccgtttggacttcatttgtgcatggggatagatatggatctattttcatccttctacatgttgacatccagttatgccagcaccatttgttgaagatgcttttttccattgaacaactttagcttctttgtcaaaaaatcaggtgttcataggtttgtggattaatatccgggtcttcgattccattggtcaacatctgtttttatgccaataccaagctgttttcatcactgtagctctgtaatagagcttgatgtcagggatgttaatgcctcaggcagtttctttattgtacgagattgttttggctatcctgggttttttgtttttccatataaagttgattattgttctgtgaaggtctgtgaagaattgtgttgggattttgatggggattgcattgaatctacagactgcttttggtaggattgccatttttattatgttgatcctactgaCCCAAGAGCATGGCAGATTGCTGGCCCATGTGACCATGTGAACTGTGTCCTATGTGGCACTATCATGTGTCCGCGTGGACACTGTCCCATATGCACACAGCTGTGTGGAGGATGTGGGAGAGGTGGCCACATGACATTTGTGGTCCACGTGGTCACACAAGCCATTATCCACATAGTCACATGATAGTGCCACAAGGGCCACAGTCCACACCGACACACAGAACAGTACCCACCAGGACACATAACAGCGCCACATGGGACACagtccacacagacacacacagaggatccCATGATGAACTCGGGCACGTGGGAGGCACAGAAAAATTCCATGTCAAATAAATAGCAGTTTATGAAATAAGTCTGTCCACAAAGACCCACATGTGGCCGCCTGGGCCAGTCCTATCATGTCAAGTGACCATGCAGGCAGGGCGGGGCAGCAGTCATCGGCCTCCAGTGTCACGTGACCATGCGGGCAGGGCAGCAACAGGCAATCTTCGGTGTCTCCCATGTCATGTGGTCTTCCCAGTCACACCTGGTCCCtgtccacacatgcatacaggtcCACATTCCCCGATGGGGCGAGTGTCTGGACGATCGACCTCTGGGCCAGCGGGGACCACAGGGTGCTCAGTTTCTGCTCCACGGGGCTGAGCTCAGAGGGGAGACTGTGGGGAGGCGACAGGGTCAGGGCTGTGGGCAGGGCTTGGGTGTCGGGTGGGAGCTGAGGAGCCCAGTCACCCGCTGTTCCTGGAAGTCTCCTGGCAGGGTGCAGGGGCTCCCAAGACAAGAGTCATGCCCTGGGCCCGAGACACGTGATACAGACACCACATGCTGCTGGGCACCACGTCACTGGAGCAACACCAAGGACAGCCAGTCACACATACTCACCCCTTGTCCAGCCGAACCCTGCCCATGCCCATGCATCCACCTGAAACCCGTTCACAACCATCACCTGGTGCCCACCCAAGAACCCCATGCCCACACCCATCATCAGACATCTACCCAAGCCCATGTGCTCACCCATCATCCCACAGGTCCCCAGCCACCTCCTCAGTCACGAGGAAGTCATACTCCTCCGCCGCATACTTCTCCCAGTCTGAGAGCTCAGGCCCATCGGGGTCGCTCTCCTGCAAGGTGCAAGAGAGTCCGTGAGATATGGAGGAGTGTGGGGGTTCACGCGGGAACACAAGGGGGACACAGGACACGCACCCGCAGCAGGGACGCCTGCTCTCGCTGCTCGTAGTCCAGGTACTTGTCCACATTGAAAAACGTGTCGAAGAACACGTGGGCGAGCTTGCAGCGCTTCAGGTCAGGCAGCGTGATCTTCCCTGCGGGGTGGGTGGGCCGTGGGGTGACGGGAGCGGGAGGGTGGGGCTGTGGTGTCTCAGGGGAAGGAAGGTGGGGCCACGGAGTGACAGGGGGAGGGGCAGTGGGGATGTGGAGGTCATGAGGTTCATGACTGGGTTTCacggaaaggtgggaggaagtaGCCCCGTGGGAGGCGTGGCCACACAGCACGAATCCGAGCCATGTAGAGGGATCAGTCCATGTGGAAAGCCACCCACACATATCCTGCTCGCCCAGGACCACACAGACACGTGAGGGTTGACCACATGTTGTGGGAGTCACAGCCATGAGGAACGACACATAGCCACTCATGTGGCAGTCACCCAGGATCACACAGACACAGGAGGGGTGACCAAGTGTGACAGGTTCACAGCCTCGGGGAATGACACCCAGCCACAAGTGTGGTACTCACCTGGGATCACACAGACACAGGAGAGGAGACCATGAATGACAGGGTTATGCCCACGGAGCACAGAACCCAATCACGCGCATCACACTCACCTGGGATCCGTGGCTGCACCAGGTCCAGCATCTGGCACATGCAGTCCTCTAAAGGCAGCGGCTCGATGGCCCGGGCGTCCAAGCGCTGCATCTGCTCCTTGTAGAAATACTCAAGCTCATACAGGGAGAGCACGCCATCACCGTCCAAGTCCATGCAGCGGAACCAGTATTCAATGCTGTGGGGAGTAGGGGGGCCATGTCAGCCTGGACACGGACAAGGGACACGGCAACAGGAACACAAACAATACATGCAGCCACGGTTTATTGACATGGAACAGGGTTCCCATACACACGGACATGTGGGCCCACGGCACGAGACGTGCAGCAACCCTCAATGGGGCACAGGGTGACAAGCACATGCACTGCACATAGGTCACGGGTATAGGACACAAGGGTCCCACAGGCCACGGAGGAACCCACATGGGGCTACGCCCACCTAGTTGGAGTCTTCTTGTCCTCTTCGGAAAGCAAGAACCACACAAAGTCTGCATAGCTGATCTTCCCATCCTTCTGCACCTTTCggtctctgggggggggggggtaggcaCGACAGGAGCCTCACGTGGGTGTGGGGTCACAGCTGGTGGAGCGGCCACGCCCACCCAGTGATAGCAATGTGAGATAAGGGGCCACGCCCACCTATGAGTGGCATCACAGTTCACACACTCCCAGTGACAGCATCATGCGGCCATGCCCACATCCCAGCAACATCACAGCCCAGTGGCCACACCCAAACCCCTGATGTCACAACTTTGATCATGTGACGGAGACCATGGGCACTGCCGCCCACACCGAGGGACCCACCTGCTGCTCCCCTACACCCTTCTTCACCACACACATACCGCGTCACGGCACCTGAGAAGATCCTGTCAATCATCCGGGAGGAGATGGCTGTGGGAGAAAGCAGGCAGGTCTGGAGGGTCACGGCTGGTGACTGACAGGCCTGGGTCAGCCACGCCCCTGTACTGCAGGCCTTGCCCCATCCaatgccccacccccactcagcCCCAATGCAGTAGCTGGCCCTCCTCCACAGCTGACTGGTCGCCTTGGCACATTAGGTTCTGTGTGCCCACCTGCAGGTCCCCCCCACATACTCAAGCCCCTCCCATTCAGGCCCCGCCCAAACCCCCAGGCCTCATCCTCTTCCCCCTCACCGTGGTCTTGCTCGTCCACCTGCAGACCCCATAACCATACAAAGCCCGTCCCACTCAAGCCCCGCCCACACCCCAGACTCAGAACCACCCGAAGACACTCCCACCCAGGTCCCACCCCATCTGAAGCTCCTCCCAcccaggtccagcccctcccatcCCGCCCCTCACCATGGTCTGAGTGGCGACCCAGGTCCCGCGCGTCCACCTGCAGGTCATGGTCCGTGTCCAGCTCCCAGAACTTGCAGTAGATGACGTAGAAATGTTCATAGGAGAAGAACTCAGTCAGCTGGTTGATGTCAGGCTCTACCTCCAGCAACGCCACGTTCTGGGGATGTATGGGTGAGGTCACGGGAGGCCCCACCCACTGGCTCCAGGCCCCGCCCACTGGCTCCAGGCCCTGCCCCCACCTGTAGGAAGCTGCTCCTCCGCAGCTCGGTGCACGTGATCCGACCTGACCACGACCTGTTAACAGTGTAGAAAATCCTCTGGATGACCTGCGGGTTGAGGGTTCAGTGTGGGGTCAGGGAGTCAGCACAGGGGTCAGGGAGTCATGGGGTCGGTCTGGGGGTCAGGGTGGGGGTTATGGTGTCTGTGCGGGGTGGCGGTGTTGGCACGGAGTCATGGCTATGTGACTCTCCATGGTGACGTACTTTGAATGACAGCCAATGTTAGGCCCGTCCACCAACCCCACAGTGATGATCATGACGAGGGGGGTCACGGGGATCATGCAGTCATGGCCATTACTCACCGTGGTGATGTAGCGGGAATGGAACTCAGGCGCCTCCTTCAGGAAAGACAGGCCAGGATGCGTGTTCACCACGTCCTGGGGAACACGGAGGGGCCCTGACGGTTGGGGGAGGGACCGTGTGCGTGTGCATTTGTCAGTCCGTGTCTGTGTCAGTCTGCATGTCCGTTGGTCCTTGTGTCCCTCCGTGTCTGTGTCCGTGTGCAAATCTCCCTCTCTGGGTCTGTTTGCCTGTCCTTCCACTTCTATGCCCGTCTATCTGCGTGCCCATCTGTccgtatgtgcatgtctgtgtgtgcctgggtaactgtgtgcctgcctgtctgtctgtccacgtTCCTGTCCATGTGTTCACCTGTCCACACATCTGTGTTCCCCGGTCCCCCGCACCTGCAGCAGTGGCACAAAATCCTCCTGCACCAGCCCCTCGCTCCCCGGCGCCATCAGCAGCTGCACGAACCTGGCGGCCTCGTCGTGGCACGTGAGGAGAATCCTGGGGGGCACGCCCAACCCGACGATGTCACACGCCCACCCCGCTTCCAGATGTGACCATGAACCTCGCCGCACTCCCTTCACAACGAATGTGTGCAGGGACATGGATCCTGGCCACGCCCCCGCCAATGATGTCACCAGCCCTACTCCCGGCCAAGCCCCCTGCTTCCAGTCACGCCCATTCCGACCATGTCACCCACCCACTTCCAGCCAAGCTCTCCCACTCACTTCCTCCACATGACCACAAACTTGTGCACGGACACGGAGCCCGTGCGCTCCCCGCCCGCACTGTAGAACAGTGGCCCCTTCCAGTAGAGTGGGCAGCCGCAGGCCTGGGGGGGTGGAGAGCAGGAGGCTCggtgggtggggctggcaggaggGGTAGGGTTGTCAAGGTGTGGGGTTGGAGGGAGGGGCAACTTTCCCATCCATGGCCAGTACCCGTGGCCTCCATCCCCACCCTGGTCATTCATCCCATGTCCCTTGCCATGGCATATCCCGTGGTCCCCATGCACCCCCAACACCCACCTTGGCCACACGACCCATGTCCTCTACGGTGGCCCGCTCCTGCGGGAACTCTGCGAAGACTCGCTTGATACGGTTAAGGACAGCGTCCACGTCTAGTGTCTCTGGCGGTCGCCcatgtgggaagtagaaagcgGGGATGCAGCGACTGGAGGCCGGTGGGGGCGGGTCCTCCTGGGGAGGCTGCACCTGGGGGTCAGGGGTCATGGTAAGCACAGGGTGAGCACACACGAGCAGGGGGTGAGCACAGGGTGAACGTGTGTACAGGTGTCTGCACGTGTGAACACGT
The sequence above is drawn from the Chionomys nivalis chromosome 5, mChiNiv1.1, whole genome shotgun sequence genome and encodes:
- the Ppp2r3b gene encoding serine/threonine-protein phosphatase 2A regulatory subunit B'' subunit beta isoform X1, yielding MPPLQPVLKRKVDELFLRWLSDPNTQRALHDGLRRIRDAPGNDDVTRGGPGTPPDVTRYRPEPPDVTCVLPLACSRPVRASCRSPGHRKVQPPQEDPPPPASSRCIPAFYFPHGRPPETLDVDAVLNRIKRVFAEFPQERATVEDMGRVAKACGCPLYWKGPLFYSAGGERTGSVSVHKFVVMWRKILLTCHDEAARFVQLLMAPGSEGLVQEDFVPLLQDVVNTHPGLSFLKEAPEFHSRYITTVIQRIFYTVNRSWSGRITCTELRRSSFLQNVALLEVEPDINQLTEFFSYEHFYVIYCKFWELDTDHDLQVDARDLGRHSDHAISSRMIDRIFSGAVTRDRKVQKDGKISYADFVWFLLSEEDKKTPTSIEYWFRCMDLDGDGVLSLYELEYFYKEQMQRLDARAIEPLPLEDCMCQMLDLVQPRIPGKITLPDLKRCKLAHVFFDTFFNVDKYLDYEQREQASLLRESDPDGPELSDWEKYAAEEYDFLVTEEVAGDLWDDGLPSELSPVEQKLSTLWSPLAQRSIVQTLAPSGNVDLYACVDRDQV
- the Ppp2r3b gene encoding serine/threonine-protein phosphatase 2A regulatory subunit B'' subunit beta isoform X2: MPPLQPVLKRKVDELFLRWLSDPNTQRALHDGLRRIRDAPGNDDVTRGGPGTPPDVTRYRPEPPDVTCVLPLACSRPVRASCRSPGHRKVQPPQEDPPPPASSRCIPAFYFPHGRPPETLDVDAVLNRIKRVFAEFPQERATVEDMGRVAKACGCPLYWKGPLFYSAGGERTGSVSVHKFVVMWRKILLTCHDEAARFVQLLMAPGSEGLVQEDFVPLLQDVVNTHPGLSFLKEAPEFHSRYITTVIQRIFYTVNRSWSGRITCTELRRSSFLQNVALLEVEPDINQLTEFFSYEHFYVIYCKFWELDTDHDLQVDARDLGRHSDHAISSRMIDRIFSGAVTRDRKVQKDGKISYADFVWFLLSEEDKKTPTSIEYWFRCMDLDGDGVLSLYELEYFYKEQMQRLDARAIEPLPLEDCMCQMLDLVQPRIPGKITLPDLKRCKLAHVFFDTFFNVDKYLDYEQREQASLLRESDPDGPELSDWEKYAAEEYDFLVTEEVAGDLWDDGWMHGHGQGSAGQGVSMCDWLSLVLLQ